In a genomic window of Pelotomaculum thermopropionicum SI:
- the SseA gene encoding rhodanese-related sulfurtransferase produces the protein MRRLYPAGLAAVLFILAAATILIAAGCYHKTAAPVPVTVEEKKEDPLPRLAAEEKIAGYARPGALISVYELSRRLDDPGTFIIDTRGRSFKVLQASYPAGHIPGAVPALHSNYCHPTYQGRIGTPLQLQDFLGRLGAGTGNEIILYGNDGLQARLYWALKMYGYDQVRILDGGLDKWKEAGFDVAIAATRRPPGTFEFDLAGSKAEQMMATAYEVAAAIGNSGYVIIDARRNDEYLYKHIPGSINLSSEELFNQDRTFKPAHELRALAESKKITPDKKILVYSNSGVRSSLVWFALSELLGYPEVKNYDGSLQEWVKLERETEKGLQTARPEPEKRRQ, from the coding sequence ATGAGAAGGCTTTACCCGGCCGGGCTGGCCGCCGTGCTGTTCATCCTCGCAGCGGCAACAATCCTGATTGCCGCAGGATGCTACCACAAAACAGCCGCGCCGGTGCCCGTAACGGTTGAGGAGAAAAAAGAAGACCCGTTGCCCCGCCTGGCTGCGGAAGAGAAAATTGCAGGCTATGCCCGTCCCGGCGCCCTTATTAGCGTTTATGAATTAAGCCGGCGTTTGGACGACCCCGGCACCTTCATTATCGACACCCGCGGCAGGAGTTTTAAGGTCCTGCAGGCGTCCTACCCGGCAGGCCACATCCCCGGTGCCGTGCCCGCCCTGCACAGCAACTACTGCCACCCCACTTATCAGGGACGGATCGGCACGCCGCTTCAGCTCCAGGACTTTCTGGGCAGACTGGGCGCCGGCACCGGCAACGAGATCATCCTGTACGGCAACGACGGCCTGCAGGCGCGGCTTTACTGGGCTTTAAAAATGTACGGCTACGATCAGGTGAGAATTCTGGACGGCGGGCTGGACAAGTGGAAAGAGGCTGGCTTTGACGTGGCAATTGCAGCCACCCGGCGGCCGCCCGGCACATTTGAGTTCGACCTTGCCGGCTCCAAGGCCGAGCAGATGATGGCGACCGCCTACGAAGTAGCCGCAGCAATAGGCAACAGCGGCTATGTCATCATCGACGCCCGGCGGAACGACGAGTACCTCTACAAACACATACCGGGCAGCATAAATCTGAGCAGCGAGGAACTGTTCAACCAGGACCGGACCTTTAAGCCGGCCCACGAGTTAAGGGCCCTGGCTGAATCCAAAAAAATTACCCCCGATAAAAAGATCCTCGTCTACTCCAACTCCGGCGTTCGCTCCTCGCTGGTATGGTTTGCCTTATCAGAACTGCTGGGTTACCCGGAAGTGAAAAACTATGACGGCTCGCTGCAGGAATGGGTCAAGCTCGAACGGGAGACCGAGAAAGGCCTGCAGACTGCCAGGCCCGAGCCGGAGAAAAGGAGGCAATGA
- the SseA gene encoding rhodanese-related sulfurtransferase — MNKRSLTLLIYILASVFVFVAVVGAVATYSRHRSWKAVRPAAKSPAALAAEKISQYNKPQTLISVYELHDIMNDPNVLIVDTRGRSFQVFRTTYQVEHIPGAVPVLHSEYTHPVYFGRIGIPLLIQNNLSKKGFDNKKRIVLYGNDGLQGRFYWMLKMYGCDNQVQILDGGIEKWKEAGFPVTGQVAPLTPSRFEFNSLKAYPNVYTVMEEVVEAVLNPSPDKIIVDTRPRNEFLVGHIPYSVNISFTDLLNQDGTFKPARELAAIFNGKGVTPDKTVFVYSKDGVQSSLLWFVLHELLGYPNVKNYDGGFSEWHFRERVKEFGEERPVAKAAN, encoded by the coding sequence ATGAATAAAAGGAGTTTAACCCTGCTGATTTATATCCTGGCCTCGGTGTTTGTTTTTGTCGCCGTTGTCGGCGCCGTAGCCACCTACAGCCGGCACAGATCCTGGAAGGCCGTCCGGCCGGCGGCAAAAAGCCCGGCCGCCCTGGCCGCGGAGAAAATATCCCAGTACAATAAGCCGCAAACTCTCATCAGCGTGTATGAACTGCACGATATCATGAACGATCCCAACGTGCTGATTGTGGACACAAGAGGCAGGAGTTTTCAGGTTTTCCGCACCACCTACCAGGTGGAGCACATCCCCGGGGCCGTGCCGGTGCTGCATTCCGAGTATACCCATCCGGTATACTTCGGCCGCATCGGAATCCCGCTGCTCATCCAGAACAATTTAAGCAAAAAAGGGTTCGATAACAAAAAAAGGATAGTGCTTTACGGCAACGACGGCCTGCAGGGGCGGTTTTACTGGATGTTAAAAATGTACGGCTGCGACAACCAGGTTCAGATCCTGGACGGCGGCATAGAAAAATGGAAGGAAGCCGGTTTCCCGGTAACCGGCCAGGTTGCTCCCCTCACGCCGTCCCGCTTTGAATTCAACAGCCTCAAGGCCTACCCCAATGTGTATACGGTCATGGAAGAAGTGGTCGAGGCGGTGCTCAACCCCTCCCCGGACAAAATTATTGTGGACACCCGCCCCAGGAACGAGTTCCTGGTCGGGCATATACCGTACAGCGTTAACATCAGCTTTACAGACCTTTTGAATCAAGACGGGACTTTTAAACCGGCCAGGGAGCTGGCCGCCATTTTCAACGGCAAGGGCGTAACGCCGGACAAGACGGTCTTCGTGTACTCAAAGGACGGTGTCCAGTCCTCCCTGCTCTGGTTCGTCCTGCACGAACTGCTCGGCTACCCCAACGTGAAAAACTACGACGGCGGGTTCAGCGAATGGCATTTCCGGGAAAGGGTGAAGGAGTTCGGCGAGG